From the Syngnathoides biaculeatus isolate LvHL_M chromosome 10, ASM1980259v1, whole genome shotgun sequence genome, one window contains:
- the LOC133507096 gene encoding limbin-like isoform X2, with protein sequence MAEKVTIWSILVHLQVSWFSPTSPSSNWCPNVILNETPGVPSPAPPSNGTCQDTCWCSTPSTNVSNKHGTICSIFETKHTVENSKGLQLHTHCKMTFHHSYCAEGPVSSSASADPWAHSFYTSLGRIRAILQLRDRRSSLTRYNPGHMLPQLQSSTPPTTFKIKFHKCAQVLAESDPPQLTFFLLIQNLSPMGGTNLSQVAIRDSIFGIVPLKTEGRVVERGYQMFAIDFLSGSQMILNYTAKIMSHKSGVLDLPSFLTFSNLSQNDVSLFGPVTANLTLRVNSTDRIHPSHGVHFAGFVGGFLVALVLLLLGFLAINLICPRPTLSVLQQNKTSSDPDTEYVDCCMTETIKDEATFEDKIVDIMVLEEPQNMNKALENLEMSTLLHATNNLEATRIQIYKDVVFVLLGGLRSCGQISVQAQQRLLSVLLGQLLGMEGRLKEERSTRMATLAGKCNLETREEMEAEHRREAAEKAHAELLCQHAEQQELLRCSVLLEKLHKLRQAHLQRILLVRHEEASAKVQRQIIEWRRVELHKIFCEELEEATKMGELDKNAANSLQYSYFHSQDLLEETLDVILANWRYVLAERHAQRKFLLHSLHSLNSIISDTFSSTSSNLDSMFTHIRRGSNMSTEQLTQLQEKTQKDLVMVRQRLDDALTQERRAMRCGLLKTRQELISDMLRAQMQRKKHLSGLSKNQDGDIQVAHHLHCWQNLLTTHSLELAELINNLDEEAAADIRKVTMRVIQTSMADVKAIQHSALQDLLTILPPGLQEALLQGDPEAGQGGSKLLQGQEMLHQEGKAALHILSTTRESLNRAMESELQEQKELRAHCRAFFRCLCSSQLTLSDNEHLGMKLEFQKCHSVMDRCLMLPHAVSRTKPHNCLTIWRKESEQQMMNPHFKGKAIHKTQETSNLVHFQKKLQDQIQVFEKEMVREMDNAVINKVKEEMREEREDYLRTQANSLAMQMAAVHYRKAQRRSKVLETSRALLTLHSMLLHHLRETKCLARQELAKIIQSHCLGLEDAQHYLLEENGELDQLETFQRSTKTHTEDADEAELFRLQQESLMSSILQEALNKCDQVKTILAVRSQEMTISSQTVGDRREQIALKRLYSTRDQDLLFASELIKQCRMSVELLLELLRLLLPTLPESELLSLTDALCPKQHFGSFPTDQDHFECNLDLPVRLKEDLVHRSMLNMPLVERERSHSLQEKRQSLMERLLPSSCLPLAVKGMEDSFMKQNLPKYKSSVNENRQQHGETPNQSNMEQENETLPSSLEEEEDMIPTLANVEVICQATGERLFVFRDPPQSHITISSSKKKRKRNFLNLKKGCVTPTAQT encoded by the exons ATGGCGGAAAAGGTGACTATTTGGTCTATTTTAGTCCATCTCCAAGTGTCGTGGTTTTCTCCGACAAGTCCTTCGTCAAACTGGTGTCCCAACGTCATACTGAATGAGACACCAGGGGTTCCTAGCCCTGCCCCTCCATCTAACGGAACGTGTCAGGATACGTGCTGGTGCTCCACACCGTCAACAAATGTGTCCAACAAACATGGA ACCATTTGCAGCATCTTTGAAACCAAACACACTGTCGAAAACTCCAAGGGATTGCAGCTGCATACACACT GTAAGATGACTTTCCACCATTCATATTGTGCTGAAGGGCCCGTTTCTTCATCTGCTTCTGCTGACCCATGGGCCCACTCCTTCTACACATCCTTAGGCCGCATCAGAGCCATTTTACAACTTCGAGATCGCAGAAGCTCACTCACCAGATACAATCCTGGCCACATGTTGCCTCAG CTTCAGAGTTCAACGCCTCCCACCACTTTTAAGATCAAATTTCACAAGTGTGCACAG GTGCTGGCTGAATCAGACCCTCCACAGTTGACATTCTTCCTGCTGATTCAAAacctgagccccatgggtgggACTAACCTCTCTCAGGTGGCCATCCGGGACTCGATATTCGGAATAGTACCCCTCAAAACTGAAGGCAGGGTTGTTGAGAGAGGATACCAAATGTTTGCCATTGATTTTCTCTCTG GGTCCCAAATGATTCTCAACTATACTGCTAAAATAATGAGTCATAAAAGTGGAGTTCTGGACCTTCCATCTTTTCTCACCTTCTCCAACCTTTCACAG AATGATGTCAGCTTGTTTGGTCCAGTGACAGCTAATCTGACACTTCGTGTTAATTCCACAGACAGG atTCATCCAAGCCATGGTGTGCACTTTGCTGGATTTGTTGGCGGATTTCTTGTTGCTTTGGTGCTGCTGTTGCTTGGCTTTCTGGCCATAAACCTGATTTGTCCCAGACCCACACTGAGCGTTCTTCAACAGAAT AAAACCAGCAGCGATCCTGACACGGAGTATGTAGACTGCTGCATGACTGAGACTATTAAAGATGAGGCAACTTTCGAAGACAAGATTGTTGACATCATGGTGCTGGAGGAACCGCAGAACATGAATAAGGCACTGGAGAA CCTTGAAATGTCCACACTGCTACACGCCACTAACAACTTGGAGGCCACTCGGATTCAGATCTACAAGGATGTCGTGTTTGTGCTCCTGGGAGGCCTGCGATCCTGCGGCCAAATTAGTGTTCAGGCTCAGCAGAGACTTCTAAGTGTACTACTTGGGCAACTCCTGGGTATGGAGGGTCGCCTGAAGGAGGAGCGAAGCACTCGCATGGCTACGCTTGCAGGCAAGTGTAACCTGGAGACCAGGGAGGAAATGGAAGCAGAGCATCGTCGGGAAGCAGCAGAGAAGGCCCATGCTGAGCTGCTGTGTCAACATGCAGAACAACAG GAGCTCCTCCGTTGTAGTGTTCTGCTAGAGAAGCTGCACAAGCTTCGCCAGGCTCACCTGCAACGCATCCTGTTGGTTCGCCACGAAGAAGCCTCGGCAAAAGTGCAGAGGCAGATCATCGAGTGGCGTCGTGTTGAGCTTCATAAGATCTTCTGCGAGGAGCTAGAGGAGGCTACAAAGATGGGCGAGTTGGACAAGAATGCTGCCAATAGTCTTCAATACAGTTACTTTCACAGTCAG GATCTGCTGGAGGAGACTCTGGATGTGATCCTTGCCAACTGGCGTTATGTGCTTGCCGAACGCCATGCACAGAGGAAGTTCCTGTTACACAGCCTCCACAGCCTCAACAGTATAATTTCTGACACCTTCTCCAGCACCTCCAGCAATTTAGACAGCATGTTCACACACATCAGAAG AGGGAGTAACATGTCTACTGAACAGCTGACTCAGCTACAGGAAAAAACCCAGAAGGATCTGGTGATGGTGAGGCAGAGACTGGATGACGCTTTGACGCAAGAGAGGAGAGCAATGCGCTGTGGACTTCTCAAGACGAGGCAGGAGCTCATCTCTGACATG CTTAGGGCCCAGATGCAGCGAAAGAAGCACCTGTCTGGCCTGTCAAAGAATCAAGACGGGGACATACAAGTTGCCCATCATCTGCACTGTTGGCAGAACCTACTGACAACTCATAGTTTGGAGCTTGCTGAACTCATCAATAACTTGGACGAGGAGGCAGCAGCTGACATTCGGAAG GTGACCATGCGTGTAATCCAGACCTCCATGGCAGATGTCAAAGCCATTCAGCACTCTGCATTGCAGGACCTGCTCACAATCCTGCCACCAGGCTTGCAGGAGGCATTGCTGCAGGGAGATCCCGAAGCAGGCCAAGGTGGCAGCAAACTCCTGCAGGGTCAAGAGATGCTGCACCAGGAAGGCAAAGCAGCTTTACACATCCTCAGCACCACCAGGGAGAGCCTAAACAGAGCCATGGAGAGTGAGCTGCAAGAGCAGAAGGAGCTCAGGGCTCACTGCAGAGCTTTCTTCAG GTGTTTGTGCTCATCACAGCTGACCCTCTCTGACAATGAGCACCTCGGGATGAAACTTGAGTTTCAGAAGTGTCACTCTGTGATGGACAGATGCCTCATGCTTCCCCACGCAGTGTCTAGAACCAAACCCCACAATTGCCTCACAATTTGGAGAAAGGAGAGTGAGCAACAAATG ATGAATCCACATTTCAAGGGAAAAGCCATtcacaaaacacaagaaacatcCAACCTAGTTCACTTCCAGAAGAAACTCCAGGACCAGATACAAGTGTTTGAAAAAGAGATGGTGAGGGAGATGGACAATGCTGTTATAAACAAG GTAAAGGAGGAgatgagagaggagagagaggatTATTTGCGCACTCAGGCCAACAGTCTGGCAATGCAGATGGCTGCTGTTCACTATCGGAAGGCTCAGAGGAGATCCAAAGTCTTAGAGACATCCCGAGCACTACTCACCCTGCACAGCATGCTGCTTCATCACCTTCGAGAGACAAAGTGTCTGGCAAGACAAGAATTGGCCAAAATTATACAGAGTCATTGCCTG GGCCTTGAGGATGCACAACATTACCTCCTGGAGGAGAATGGAGAACTGGACCAGCTAGAAACATTTCAACGGTCAACTAAAACTCACACAGAGGATGCTGATGAGGCAGAACTGTTCAGGCTACAACAGGAGAGTCTGATGTCTTCCATCCTCCAGGAGGCTCTCAATAAGTGTGATCAAGTAAAAACAATATTGGCTGTGAG GTCACAGGAAATGACCATCAGCAGTCAGACAGTGGGAGATCGAAGAGAACAGATAGCCCTCAAGAGACTCTATTCAACCAGAGACCAG GACCTGCTTTTTGCATCGGAACTGATAAAACAGTGTCGGATGTCTGTTGAGCTTCTCCTTGAGCTTCTGCGTCTACTGCTCCCCACGTTGCCCGAGAGTGAACTTCTTTCCCTCACTGATGCCCTCTGTCCCAAACAACATTTTGGCTCCTTCCCCACAGACCAGGACCATTTTGA GTGTAATCTGGATCTTCCTGTCAGACTGAAGGAGGACCTTGTCCACAGAAGTATGCTAAACATGCCACTAGTGGAAAGAGAGAG ATCTCACAGCCTCCAAGAAAAGAGGCAAAGCTTGATGGAAAGACTTCTTCCCAGTTCCTGTCTGCCACTTGCGGTGAAAGGGATGGAGGACAGCTTTATGAAGCAAAATCTGCCCAAGTATAAATCATCCGTCAATGAAAACAGACAGCAGCACGGTGAGACTCCCAATCAAAGCAACATGGAGCAAGAAAATGAAACGCTGCCCAGCTcattagaagaagaagaagacatgaTTCCAACCTTGGCCAATGTGGAAGTCATCTGCCAGGCCACCGGTGAAAGGCTCTTTGTCTTTCGGGATCCACCTCAATCCCACATTACGATCTCCTcttccaagaaaaaaaggaagagaaacTTCCTCAATTTGAAGAAAGGCTGCGTGACTCCAACAGCTCAAACGTGA
- the LOC133507096 gene encoding limbin-like isoform X3, translating to MAEKVTIWSILVHLQVSWFSPTSPSSNWCPNVILNETPGVPSPAPPSNGTCQDTCWCSTPSTNVSNKHGTICSIFETKHTVENSKGLQLHTHWPVSSSASADPWAHSFYTSLGRIRAILQLRDRRSSLTRYNPGHMLPQLQSSTPPTTFKIKFHKCAQVLAESDPPQLTFFLLIQNLSPMGGTNLSQVAIRDSIFGIVPLKTEGRVVERGYQMFAIDFLSAGSQMILNYTAKIMSHKSGVLDLPSFLTFSNLSQNDVSLFGPVTANLTLRVNSTDRIHPSHGVHFAGFVGGFLVALVLLLLGFLAINLICPRPTLSVLQQNKTSSDPDTEYVDCCMTETIKDEATFEDKIVDIMVLEEPQNMNKALENLEMSTLLHATNNLEATRIQIYKDVVFVLLGGLRSCGQISVQAQQRLLSVLLGQLLGMEGRLKEERSTRMATLAGKCNLETREEMEAEHRREAAEKAHAELLCQHAEQQELLRCSVLLEKLHKLRQAHLQRILLVRHEEASAKVQRQIIEWRRVELHKIFCEELEEATKMGELDKNAANSLQYSYFHSQDLLEETLDVILANWRYVLAERHAQRKFLLHSLHSLNSIISDTFSSTSSNLDSMFTHIRRGSNMSTEQLTQLQEKTQKDLVMVRQRLDDALTQERRAMRCGLLKTRQELISDMLRAQMQRKKHLSGLSKNQDGDIQVAHHLHCWQNLLTTHSLELAELINNLDEEAAADIRKVTMRVIQTSMADVKAIQHSALQDLLTILPPGLQEALLQGDPEAGQGGSKLLQGQEMLHQEGKAALHILSTTRESLNRAMESELQEQKELRAHCRAFFRCLCSSQLTLSDNEHLGMKLEFQKCHSVMDRCLMLPHAVSRTKPHNCLTIWRKESEQQMMNPHFKGKAIHKTQETSNLVHFQKKLQDQIQVFEKEMVREMDNAVINKVKEEMREEREDYLRTQANSLAMQMAAVHYRKAQRRSKVLETSRALLTLHSMLLHHLRETKCLARQELAKIIQSHCLGLEDAQHYLLEENGELDQLETFQRSTKTHTEDADEAELFRLQQESLMSSILQEALNKCDQVKTILAVRSQEMTISSQTVGDRREQIALKRLYSTRDQDLLFASELIKQCRMSVELLLELLRLLLPTLPESELLSLTDALCPKQHFGSFPTDQDHFECNLDLPVRLKEDLVHRSMLNMPLVERERSHSLQEKRQSLMERLLPSSCLPLAVKGMEDSFMKQNLPKYKSSVNENRQQHGETPNQSNMEQENETLPSSLEEEEDMIPTLANVEVICQATGERLFVFRDPPQSHITISSSKKKRKRNFLNLKKGCVTPTAQT from the exons ATGGCGGAAAAGGTGACTATTTGGTCTATTTTAGTCCATCTCCAAGTGTCGTGGTTTTCTCCGACAAGTCCTTCGTCAAACTGGTGTCCCAACGTCATACTGAATGAGACACCAGGGGTTCCTAGCCCTGCCCCTCCATCTAACGGAACGTGTCAGGATACGTGCTGGTGCTCCACACCGTCAACAAATGTGTCCAACAAACATGGA ACCATTTGCAGCATCTTTGAAACCAAACACACTGTCGAAAACTCCAAGGGATTGCAGCTGCATACACACT GGCCCGTTTCTTCATCTGCTTCTGCTGACCCATGGGCCCACTCCTTCTACACATCCTTAGGCCGCATCAGAGCCATTTTACAACTTCGAGATCGCAGAAGCTCACTCACCAGATACAATCCTGGCCACATGTTGCCTCAG CTTCAGAGTTCAACGCCTCCCACCACTTTTAAGATCAAATTTCACAAGTGTGCACAG GTGCTGGCTGAATCAGACCCTCCACAGTTGACATTCTTCCTGCTGATTCAAAacctgagccccatgggtgggACTAACCTCTCTCAGGTGGCCATCCGGGACTCGATATTCGGAATAGTACCCCTCAAAACTGAAGGCAGGGTTGTTGAGAGAGGATACCAAATGTTTGCCATTGATTTTCTCTCTG CAGGGTCCCAAATGATTCTCAACTATACTGCTAAAATAATGAGTCATAAAAGTGGAGTTCTGGACCTTCCATCTTTTCTCACCTTCTCCAACCTTTCACAG AATGATGTCAGCTTGTTTGGTCCAGTGACAGCTAATCTGACACTTCGTGTTAATTCCACAGACAGG atTCATCCAAGCCATGGTGTGCACTTTGCTGGATTTGTTGGCGGATTTCTTGTTGCTTTGGTGCTGCTGTTGCTTGGCTTTCTGGCCATAAACCTGATTTGTCCCAGACCCACACTGAGCGTTCTTCAACAGAAT AAAACCAGCAGCGATCCTGACACGGAGTATGTAGACTGCTGCATGACTGAGACTATTAAAGATGAGGCAACTTTCGAAGACAAGATTGTTGACATCATGGTGCTGGAGGAACCGCAGAACATGAATAAGGCACTGGAGAA CCTTGAAATGTCCACACTGCTACACGCCACTAACAACTTGGAGGCCACTCGGATTCAGATCTACAAGGATGTCGTGTTTGTGCTCCTGGGAGGCCTGCGATCCTGCGGCCAAATTAGTGTTCAGGCTCAGCAGAGACTTCTAAGTGTACTACTTGGGCAACTCCTGGGTATGGAGGGTCGCCTGAAGGAGGAGCGAAGCACTCGCATGGCTACGCTTGCAGGCAAGTGTAACCTGGAGACCAGGGAGGAAATGGAAGCAGAGCATCGTCGGGAAGCAGCAGAGAAGGCCCATGCTGAGCTGCTGTGTCAACATGCAGAACAACAG GAGCTCCTCCGTTGTAGTGTTCTGCTAGAGAAGCTGCACAAGCTTCGCCAGGCTCACCTGCAACGCATCCTGTTGGTTCGCCACGAAGAAGCCTCGGCAAAAGTGCAGAGGCAGATCATCGAGTGGCGTCGTGTTGAGCTTCATAAGATCTTCTGCGAGGAGCTAGAGGAGGCTACAAAGATGGGCGAGTTGGACAAGAATGCTGCCAATAGTCTTCAATACAGTTACTTTCACAGTCAG GATCTGCTGGAGGAGACTCTGGATGTGATCCTTGCCAACTGGCGTTATGTGCTTGCCGAACGCCATGCACAGAGGAAGTTCCTGTTACACAGCCTCCACAGCCTCAACAGTATAATTTCTGACACCTTCTCCAGCACCTCCAGCAATTTAGACAGCATGTTCACACACATCAGAAG AGGGAGTAACATGTCTACTGAACAGCTGACTCAGCTACAGGAAAAAACCCAGAAGGATCTGGTGATGGTGAGGCAGAGACTGGATGACGCTTTGACGCAAGAGAGGAGAGCAATGCGCTGTGGACTTCTCAAGACGAGGCAGGAGCTCATCTCTGACATG CTTAGGGCCCAGATGCAGCGAAAGAAGCACCTGTCTGGCCTGTCAAAGAATCAAGACGGGGACATACAAGTTGCCCATCATCTGCACTGTTGGCAGAACCTACTGACAACTCATAGTTTGGAGCTTGCTGAACTCATCAATAACTTGGACGAGGAGGCAGCAGCTGACATTCGGAAG GTGACCATGCGTGTAATCCAGACCTCCATGGCAGATGTCAAAGCCATTCAGCACTCTGCATTGCAGGACCTGCTCACAATCCTGCCACCAGGCTTGCAGGAGGCATTGCTGCAGGGAGATCCCGAAGCAGGCCAAGGTGGCAGCAAACTCCTGCAGGGTCAAGAGATGCTGCACCAGGAAGGCAAAGCAGCTTTACACATCCTCAGCACCACCAGGGAGAGCCTAAACAGAGCCATGGAGAGTGAGCTGCAAGAGCAGAAGGAGCTCAGGGCTCACTGCAGAGCTTTCTTCAG GTGTTTGTGCTCATCACAGCTGACCCTCTCTGACAATGAGCACCTCGGGATGAAACTTGAGTTTCAGAAGTGTCACTCTGTGATGGACAGATGCCTCATGCTTCCCCACGCAGTGTCTAGAACCAAACCCCACAATTGCCTCACAATTTGGAGAAAGGAGAGTGAGCAACAAATG ATGAATCCACATTTCAAGGGAAAAGCCATtcacaaaacacaagaaacatcCAACCTAGTTCACTTCCAGAAGAAACTCCAGGACCAGATACAAGTGTTTGAAAAAGAGATGGTGAGGGAGATGGACAATGCTGTTATAAACAAG GTAAAGGAGGAgatgagagaggagagagaggatTATTTGCGCACTCAGGCCAACAGTCTGGCAATGCAGATGGCTGCTGTTCACTATCGGAAGGCTCAGAGGAGATCCAAAGTCTTAGAGACATCCCGAGCACTACTCACCCTGCACAGCATGCTGCTTCATCACCTTCGAGAGACAAAGTGTCTGGCAAGACAAGAATTGGCCAAAATTATACAGAGTCATTGCCTG GGCCTTGAGGATGCACAACATTACCTCCTGGAGGAGAATGGAGAACTGGACCAGCTAGAAACATTTCAACGGTCAACTAAAACTCACACAGAGGATGCTGATGAGGCAGAACTGTTCAGGCTACAACAGGAGAGTCTGATGTCTTCCATCCTCCAGGAGGCTCTCAATAAGTGTGATCAAGTAAAAACAATATTGGCTGTGAG GTCACAGGAAATGACCATCAGCAGTCAGACAGTGGGAGATCGAAGAGAACAGATAGCCCTCAAGAGACTCTATTCAACCAGAGACCAG GACCTGCTTTTTGCATCGGAACTGATAAAACAGTGTCGGATGTCTGTTGAGCTTCTCCTTGAGCTTCTGCGTCTACTGCTCCCCACGTTGCCCGAGAGTGAACTTCTTTCCCTCACTGATGCCCTCTGTCCCAAACAACATTTTGGCTCCTTCCCCACAGACCAGGACCATTTTGA GTGTAATCTGGATCTTCCTGTCAGACTGAAGGAGGACCTTGTCCACAGAAGTATGCTAAACATGCCACTAGTGGAAAGAGAGAG ATCTCACAGCCTCCAAGAAAAGAGGCAAAGCTTGATGGAAAGACTTCTTCCCAGTTCCTGTCTGCCACTTGCGGTGAAAGGGATGGAGGACAGCTTTATGAAGCAAAATCTGCCCAAGTATAAATCATCCGTCAATGAAAACAGACAGCAGCACGGTGAGACTCCCAATCAAAGCAACATGGAGCAAGAAAATGAAACGCTGCCCAGCTcattagaagaagaagaagacatgaTTCCAACCTTGGCCAATGTGGAAGTCATCTGCCAGGCCACCGGTGAAAGGCTCTTTGTCTTTCGGGATCCACCTCAATCCCACATTACGATCTCCTcttccaagaaaaaaaggaagagaaacTTCCTCAATTTGAAGAAAGGCTGCGTGACTCCAACAGCTCAAACGTGA